One window of the Shimwellia blattae DSM 4481 = NBRC 105725 genome contains the following:
- a CDS encoding PTS sugar transporter subunit IIA, producing MLGWVIACHDYAALDILQGLEQRFGHQEQCLAVNYWQGLSANMLGRMMCDALHRVDSGDGVIFLTDKTGAAPYRAAALLSHKHAHCEVISGVNQALLTDMLPLRTQLSSQLFRERIVTAGGDGVTSLWHQQQKNPPFRLRRSG from the coding sequence ATGCTGGGATGGGTGATTGCCTGCCATGATTATGCGGCGCTGGATATTCTCCAGGGCCTGGAGCAACGCTTTGGCCACCAGGAGCAATGCCTGGCGGTGAATTACTGGCAAGGGCTTAGCGCAAATATGCTGGGACGCATGATGTGCGATGCATTACACCGGGTAGATAGCGGCGACGGGGTTATCTTCCTGACGGATAAAACCGGGGCGGCCCCCTACCGGGCGGCGGCGCTGCTCAGCCATAAACATGCCCATTGTGAAGTGATATCGGGTGTGAATCAGGCGCTGCTGACGGATATGCTCCCGCTGCGCACGCAGCTGAGCAGCCAGCTGTTCCGGGAGCGTATTGTCACCGCCGGGGGGGACGGGGTCACCAGCCTGTGGCATCAGCAGCAAAAGAACCCGCCTTTCCGGTTACGCCGTAGCGGATAA
- the hpt gene encoding hypoxanthine phosphoribosyltransferase, giving the protein MKHTVEVMIPEAEIKARVAALGRQITEDYRDSGSDMVLVGLLRGSFIFMADLCREVHVGHEVDFMTASSYGSGMASTRDVKILKDLDEDIRGKDVLIVEDIIDSGNTLSRVSEILRLREPKSLAICTLLDKPSRREVNVDVKYIGFSIPDEFVVGYGIDYAQNYRHLPYVGKVTLLDE; this is encoded by the coding sequence ATGAAACATACTGTTGAAGTGATGATTCCGGAAGCGGAGATCAAAGCGCGTGTTGCGGCGCTGGGGCGTCAGATCACTGAAGATTACCGCGACAGCGGCAGTGATATGGTGCTGGTGGGTTTACTGCGCGGCTCGTTTATCTTTATGGCGGATCTGTGCCGTGAAGTGCATGTCGGGCATGAAGTGGATTTTATGACCGCCTCCAGCTATGGCAGCGGCATGGCCAGCACCCGGGATGTGAAAATCCTCAAAGATCTGGATGAAGACATCCGCGGTAAAGACGTGCTGATCGTGGAAGATATCATCGACTCCGGTAATACCCTCTCCCGGGTTAGCGAGATCCTGCGCCTGCGTGAGCCGAAATCACTGGCTATCTGCACCCTGCTGGACAAACCCTCCCGCCGCGAAGTGAATGTGGATGTGAAATACATCGGCTTTTCCATTCCGGACGAGTTCGTGGTCGGCTACGGTATCGACTACGCCCAGAACTACCGCCACCTGCCCTATGTTGGCAAAGTGACGCTGCTGGACGAATAA